A single region of the Brassica rapa cultivar Chiifu-401-42 chromosome A03, CAAS_Brap_v3.01, whole genome shotgun sequence genome encodes:
- the LOC103856860 gene encoding pentatricopeptide repeat-containing protein At5g16640, mitochondrial, which translates to MSSSAATVAQTASPLQPSTISALRQIKECRPDVVTYNSLISGLCNASRWGEALKMVRCMSESGLSPDVFTFNALIDAFVKRGSLLEAEELYMEMVRRSLEPDVVTYSLLIDGLCVYSRLDEAERMFEYMASKRCFPDVVTYSILINGFCKSRKVDYGMKLFCEMSRRGVIRNVVTYTILIQGYCLAGKVNVAEEILRRMVGSGVSPNIVTYNVLLHGLCDNGKVEKALVMLEGMEKSGMEGDIVTYNIIIRGMCKAGEVAHAWGLYCSLNLKGRVPDIWTYTTMMLGLYKKGLRREADVLFRKMKEDGILPNECCV; encoded by the exons ATGTCCTCCTCTGCTGCTACTGTTGCTCAAACAGCCTCTCCTCTTCAACCTTCGACGATCTCTGCCTTG AGGCAGATCAAAGAATGCAGACCTGATGTAGTTACATACAACTCTCTTATCTCGGGACTTTGTAACGCAAGTAGATGGGGTGAGGCTTTAAAGATGGTGAGGTGTATGAGTGAGAGTGGTCTTAGCCCTGACGTGTTTACTTTCAACGCGTTGATTGACGCTTTTGTGAAAAGAGGGAGTCTTTTGGAGGCTGAGGAGCTTTACATGGAGATGGTTAGAAGGTCTCTGGAGCCTGATGTTGTTACTTACAGTTTGCTTATCGATGGGCTTTGTGTGTACAGTCGGTTAGATGAAGCGGAGCGGATGTTTGAGTATATGGCTAGCAAGCGCTGCTTCCCTGATGTGGTGACTTATAGTATTCTCATTAATGGGTTTTGCAAGTCTAGGAAGGTTGATTATGGGATGAAGCTCTTCTGCGAGATGTCTCGGAGAGGGGTGATTAGGAATGTGGTGACTTATACGATTCTTATCCAGGGGTATTGTTTAGCTGGAAAGGTTAATGTTGCAGAAGAGATTTTGAGAAGGATGGTTGGTTCTGGTGTGTCTCCTAATATTGTCACTTACAATGTTTTGTTGCATGGTTTGTGTGATAATGGGAAGGTGGAGAAAGCGTTGGTGATGTTGGAGGGTATGGAGAAGAGTGGGATGGAGGGTGATATAGTTACGTATAATATCATCATTCGCGGGATGTGTAAAGCTGGTGAGGTTGCACATGCTTGGGGTTTGTATTGTAGCCTTAATCTGAAAGGACGTGTGCCTGATATTTGGACGTACACTACGATGATGTTGGGGTTGTATAAGAAAGGCTTACGGCGTGAGGCTGATGTGTTGTTTAGGAAAATGAAAGAAGATGGGATCTTACCAAATGAATGTTGTGTGTAG
- the LOC103856007 gene encoding protein TIFY 9 isoform X2, with the protein MSRVTTELDFFGLEKKQTNNVPKPKFKKFLDRRRSFRDIQGAISKIHPEIIKSLLASGANHADSSTISPSVPSTPKADYPQIPISPVQAPLTMQTEHSSGTVPMTIFYNGTVSVYQVSPNQADDILKVVMETAPKKDKSIVKDHLIFPSRGQGHCKGFLRSARRD; encoded by the exons ATGTCTAGAGTTACCACAGAGCTAGACTTCTTCGGTCTTGAGAAGAAGCAGACCAACAACGTTCCAAAGCCTAAGTTCAAGAAATTTCTCGACCGTCGTCGCAGTTTCCGAG aTATTCAAGGTGCGATTTCTAAGATCCATCCGGAGATTATCAAATCGTTGTTAGCTTCTGGTGCTAACCATGCAGATTCATCGACTATATCTCCTTCGGTTCCGTCTACTCCAAAGGCAGATTATCCTCAGATCCCTATTTCTCCGGTCCAAGCGCCTCTCACCAT GCAAACGGAACATAGCTCTGGAACTGTTCCTATGACAATCTTCTACAATGGAACCGTCTCCGTTTACCAAGTGTCTCCTAACCAGGCTGATGATATTCTGAAGGTTGTCATGGAAACAGCACCAAAGAAAGACAAATCGATTGTGAAAGATCATTTG ATCTTCCCATCCAGAGGACAAGGTCACTGCAAAGGTTTCTTGAGAAGCGCAAGGAGAG ATTAG
- the LOC103856007 gene encoding protein TIFY 9 isoform X1, translating into MSRVTTELDFFGLEKKQTNNVPKPKFKKFLDRRRSFRDIQGAISKIHPEIIKSLLASGANHADSSTISPSVPSTPKADYPQIPISPVQAPLTMQTEHSSGTVPMTIFYNGTVSVYQVSPNQADDILKVVMETAPKKDKSIVKDHLVIPPTTLRTKLFGKNLEGDLPIQRTRSLQRFLEKRKERLVSISPYFPTSG; encoded by the exons ATGTCTAGAGTTACCACAGAGCTAGACTTCTTCGGTCTTGAGAAGAAGCAGACCAACAACGTTCCAAAGCCTAAGTTCAAGAAATTTCTCGACCGTCGTCGCAGTTTCCGAG aTATTCAAGGTGCGATTTCTAAGATCCATCCGGAGATTATCAAATCGTTGTTAGCTTCTGGTGCTAACCATGCAGATTCATCGACTATATCTCCTTCGGTTCCGTCTACTCCAAAGGCAGATTATCCTCAGATCCCTATTTCTCCGGTCCAAGCGCCTCTCACCAT GCAAACGGAACATAGCTCTGGAACTGTTCCTATGACAATCTTCTACAATGGAACCGTCTCCGTTTACCAAGTGTCTCCTAACCAGGCTGATGATATTCTGAAGGTTGTCATGGAAACAGCACCAAAGAAAGACAAATCGATTGTGAAAGATCATTTGGTAATTCCTCCGACCACCCTAAGGACAAAGCTCTTTGGCAAGAATCTAGAAGGAG ATCTTCCCATCCAGAGGACAAGGTCACTGCAAAGGTTTCTTGAGAAGCGCAAGGAGAG ATTAGTATCAATATCTCCTTACTTCCCCACATCAGGCTAA